The nucleotide window TCTAGCAGCGCTAGAACTACTGTGATACTAACTTAAAGAAACTTCATATCCTTATCAGCACCATCTATGAAAATACATTCACTAGTAAAGAGAGTAAGACTGTAAGAGTGTCTTGAATTTGTAAAACCACTACGATGCAAGAAGTGAAAGGAAACTGATGCAAAACAAGATATTAATCAAGAATATTAAAAAAGGGAAGATTGCTAACCAATTCATTATCCAAATAAACTTCAAAAGCCCCAGAGCTTTGCAGGAAGGACTGCAATGCATTCCCCAGAAGCCAGGTAGAGGCAATGGTCCCGAACTTATTAGCACGTAAATTGTAGTACCAAGGAGGAGGCGCCATTCCCAGCATTGGAAAAATATGCTCACCAGCTGTTATCATTCCAATAACCCCAAACTGAACAACTGGTACCACTTTGGAGAGCAATCGCTTAGGCAGCGATGGCGGATAATTCCCAAGAACAACATCAATGCCAGGAAAAGCAGTCTCTAGCATCTTCTTAATTGTCACTGCAGTCCCCCTGTGTTAAAACAACATTGAAATGTTGATTTGAATGAACAGCCAAATACTGTATGTGATGAATTGAGCAGTCAACAACATTTCCTTTGTGCACTCTGAGCAGTTAATTCAGTAACCCTAAACGATTAAGTAGCAATCCTGGGAATCAAACAAATGTATCTATTCCCAATCAAGTAATTACAAGACAATAACTTTTAGCTCCAAAAATCAATCACGAACATCCGAAAAACATAACTTCAACGCCTAGAATTCCTAATCAACAGAAAACAAAGAACCACAAATCCTGATCACAAAATCACGCAAAATTTATACCATCGAAGAATTTCGACTCAATAAATAAAGATACCTGTAAGAGCAAGAAGTGCAAAAGTTAATATTGACTGTGCTGCCGAGACCGATGCCCCCAGCTACCGGTTTCTGAAGGAGAGATTAAACGAAAAACATTTATTAATACTAAAGGCAAAAATGGGTGGTTTGAGTTATGAATTTAAGAGGATTAGTTGGATTAGGAGAATTACCTGCACAGGAATTTCAAGGGTTTCACGAGCGGCTGGTGCTGGGTGGTCGtgatgctgatgatgatggtggtggtggtggtggggttTGGGCTTGGGCGGTGGTGGTGGAGTGAAAAGGTGCAAGAGATCGGAGCACAAGAGGAAGAGCGGTAAGCCTACCATAAGAAGCTGTACTCGATCCATGGCTGCAGAACACGAAGATCGAGAGAGACGACTATCTTTTCTGGCGAAGGTGGGATAGTGGGAATACTTTAGTTCGGCTGCTTCTGGTCCAAGCTAGGCTTCATTAGAGTTGTGAACGAGCCCGATGGGCCTGTTATACGTTCTATTCGGGCCACTTAACCCGGGCCTAGACTAGGCCACCGAAAGTCAGGTCATTCTTGGCCCATCAGACTGGGGCCTACAGTCCCGGCCTTTTGGCCCGTCagaagtaaaataaaaatatcatcgaaaaatgacatattagtgtGCACTTTAACAAAGTTGGACACTtagatcaataaaaaaaaacactttatcATATAAGTAcccattttaaaaattaataattacataaatCCATATTTGCCCTTCTTCTTTAATAGGTATGGATCTAAAAAATACTAAGATCTAAGACACATACTCTCTATTTCCACCATTACCACGTTTGTCTCTATCTCCACCACTGTCACTAtccgcctccatctccaccaccgtcagcgtcgctcctccaccacaatcatcctcttcattttcttattcttcttcttatttttattagtgtttGTTTTCATCTTGTTAGATCTGATATTGTAATCTGAGTTCAGATTTAagatcgtatgttactgtttcaaagttattgtttgaaatagtaacattacaAGAGCAAACGGGCCAACTTTGAGTCTCCCTTTTCGATGGCCGTTTTGGACGAAATCTAGCTGGGCATTGTGCATCTCGGTGAGGGGAGTCTAACAGTGGTGGTGATGTAGCAAACCTTCACCGGAATCGTctagatttgagaatttgagaatttttctttcatgaaacaataacatgaaaaTGTCTCAATGATTTGACAGAACTTACCAAACTATTTCAAGATTCAATACTTATAATACTCAAGAAAATCCCGAACAAAAATCATGTACCCAACATCTATACCTAAATGAAAACAATGAATAATAGAAACAACATATGTAAAgttttttaagctttaaatattgaaaaaacaaatctagagagagagaggagaagaaattaCTTGTGGATGTATGTTTCAAATCGAATAGAGATAAAtaagaaaggaggaagaagaagtagaaagaaagagacgaagaagtagaaaggaagaggaagaaagaaagaaagagacgaaAGAGgttggaggaggaagaagaaagataagaaaaATATTCGTGGAATAAAGGACATGGGTAGAGAGGCAAATGATCATTCCATTGGTACTTTtatgtccatgtgtttttttattGGATCGAAATGTCCAAAAGTACACTAATGGATATTGGCTTGACATTTTCTCAAAGATCAATGATTTAATGTGTTTACTGTATGATATCTTTTGGGGTAGTCATGTTTCAAGATACGTGCTTTACTGTCCTAGACCGAATTTTGCCagattaaacaaacaaacatgaaaaaaaaatatgacagATCTAGCCGTTTGAGAATTCCTCTAAACTGATCTAGAAGTAGATCAATATCTAAATCCAAATCCAACTCCACCGAAAACATGACCATCCATACTCAAAACGTGCTAAAGGATTTTCAATTATACAACGTTCTTGAAGCAAAATCATATCCTAAACGGCATTCTGGGGAGAAAACCATGATCTGCCTGTAGTCCTTATTCAACATAACAGCAACAAACTAAAAGAAAACGTTAAGAAATGAGAgcatggaggaggagaagatggAGGTCTTCTCCTCTCCTCAAATTTGTACGAAGGAGAGGGAGATTTAGTTGAAAGAaaaattttagagagagagcaCTGTTTGTTACTTTGTACTTGCTTGACAACGATAAGAAATTTGGGCACATAAATATTAGAAAGCAATGGCATAATTGTGATTCTTGTGTGACTGTGTAGACCTCGGAGGTGATATTGCAACAACTGCGAGTACAATCATATATAAGAAAGGTAGTAAATCACCTTATGTCTTCA belongs to Tripterygium wilfordii isolate XIE 37 chromosome 2, ASM1340144v1, whole genome shotgun sequence and includes:
- the LOC120005069 gene encoding selT-like protein translates to MDRVQLLMVGLPLFLLCSDLLHLFTPPPPPKPKPHHHHHHHHQHHDHPAPAARETLEIPVQKPVAGGIGLGSTVNINFCTSCSYRGTAVTIKKMLETAFPGIDVVLGNYPPSLPKRLLSKVVPVVQFGVIGMITAGEHIFPMLGMAPPPWYYNLRANKFGTIASTWLLGNALQSFLQSSGAFEVYLDNELVFSKLKEGRFPGEIELKDLIEKRLTSQRIVDGIGQVWS